CCGCCGGCGCCTGTCCCGCCACCAGCGCGGCCAGCGTCCAAACCGTGACGCCGCCGGTCACGGCGACCGTGTGCCAGCCCTGGAGGACCGGCCATAGGACCACACCGCCCACCACGGCGCATCCGATCGCCACCAGGCCGGGGTGGGTGGGCCGCTCGCCCTTCAGCGCTTCGAGTGCCTCGTCACGCTTCGCCGGGTCCTTGAGCGCACGGGCCTCCTGGCGCTTCGCCTTCCAGTCCTTCAGTGCCCCGGCGTACTCGGCGTGGCGCTCGCCGTACTGGGCCCTCAGCGGCGCGAGGAGGCGACGGTTGCCCCGGCCGATGGCGTCGATGCTGACGCCTTCCAGGTACTTCATCAGGCACCGACCAGGCCGTGCAGGAACCCGCCGACGACCACGAACGGGATGGCCAGCACGCTGCCCGACGCGATGGCGGCGGCGGGCAGCGTGGCGCCGACCACGACGTCCTTCCACCAGCGAGGCTTGGTGCCGAACAGGATGATGAGGAGGGCCGCGGCGACCGCTCCTGCCCCGGGGTTGAACTGCTTGTCCATGGCCGCTGTCACGGCGTCGCCGACCAGCTTGGGGGCGGTGAACGCCTGTCCGGCGGACTGGGCGAAGAGCCCGAAGACCAGCATCCAGTAGGCGGTGTGGTGGTCCTCGTGCTTGGCGGCGAGGGCGCCCTTGCCCCGGTGGCCGACCAGGAGCCACACCATGATGACCAGGCACACCCCGGTCGCGGTGAACTGTCCGAGCAGAGACGTCATGGTTGATTCCCGTGTGTCAGTGGCGGGTTGAGAGCAGGTGGCCGGTGGCCGCGAGCAGGCTGTCGAGGCGGAGCACGGACGCGAGCACGCTGGCGAAGGGGATGCGGGTGGCCAGGACTGCGCAGATCGGGCGCCAGCCGTGCATGCCGGACAAGCGAGCGGCCCCGTACCAGCCGCCGCGCATCTTCAGGTCGAGCCAGTAGGTGGCCGGCAGGCCGAGGAACGCGATGACCGTCGGCGGTGCGGTGCTGAGCCACTGCACCAGGCCGGCCGCGTACCCGGCCGACGCCGACAGGGCGGTGAGCAGGCACCATCGGCGGAAGCGGCGTGCGCGTTCGGCGGGGTCGGTCTTCCACAGGCGCGTTGCGGCGCGCTGGGCCGCGCCGCGGCGGTATCGGTCTTCGGCCCGGTGGCGTCGCCTGCGCTGGCTGGGGGTCTCGCCCCGTGCCTCGCGCCTGGCGTCGTCCTCGTCGCGCAGGCGCTGGGCCCGCTGGGCCGGGGTTTCGGTGATGTTCCTGCTGAGGTCGTCCATGGCGGCGGCGAGCCGAGCGTGGGCGGCTTCGGCAGCGGTCATGCGCTCGGGTGTCCAGAGGGCGTCGCTGGCGGTGGTCCACCAGGTCGTGTTGAGGCCGACGGTCGGCGCGTAGTCCGGCGGCGGGGGCGGCGTAGTGGTCACCGGTCGCTCCCCTGCTGCGGCTCGGGCTCGTGCGGGGCGCCGAAGTTGCGGACGATGTTCTGCGGCGCCGGGTCCGGGGTGGTGTAGCGCTGGCCGTACTGGTCGGTCTGGCAGGGCGGGGTGTCCTGGTGGGTGTGCTGGTAGTCCATGGGGTCAGCTCCGGGCGATGATCACGGCGAAGGTGGCGAGCCACAGGGCGCCGACCGCGATGAGCACGGTGCGGGCCTGGGTGGGGCTGCAGCGGGGCAGCGCGACGGGGATTGCGACCATGACCGCGGGCAGCGCGATCAGCAGCAGGGCGCTGGCGTTCACGGGTAGAACCCGGTGCCGTTGGAGCGCTCAGCCTCGGCCCGGCGGGCCTGCTCCTGAGCTGCCTCGGTCATTGCCCTGGTGCGGGCCCTCGACAGGGTGGTCCGGACATAGGCCGTATCGGTGGCCATGCCCTGAAGCGCCAGGTGCTGGACCACTGCCTTCGGTGATGCGTCGCCGGTGAGTCGCCGGTGGATGCTGACGATGGCCTCGCTGAGCGGCAGCCCTCCGACCTGCGGCATATCAGTCGGCGCATCAGGTCGCATCGTCGCGCCGATGGCGGGCTGGTCGGTGTCGCGGCCGGGCAGCGGGGCCGGGTCGGGCTGGACGCGGTCGAGGTGCACGGTCGGCGTGGTGGCGCGGCCGAGGAGGAGGGCGACCTGCAGGGCATCGACGGTGATGCCGTAGGCGCAGAGGAGGTGCGCGATGCCGGCCGGGTCGAGGTGGGGGTGCGCGTCGGCGGTGATGGCGACGGCCTCGGCGGGGTCCATCGCGGCAAGCTTCTCCGCGAGGACGGCGCGGTCGGTGCGCGGCCGGACGGCCGGGGATGCGGCGGGATGCGTGGCGGATGCGCCGCTGGTCACGTGGGTGCGGGCCTTCTCCTGCAGCGCCTCGGCGGCCTGCTGGGGGGCGAGGAGCCAGCCCCACAGGCCGTACGCGGGGAGCCGCATCGGGGACTCGCCGCGGGCGGCGCGCGCCTCGGCGCGGGTCGCGGACCAGGAGAGTGCGGAGAGGGCGAGCAGGCCGATCGCGGGGGTGGCGAACATCAGCATGGCGGGCAGGCCGCCGCCGATGATCCGGGCGTGTTCGACGTTGAGGCGGACGCTGATGCCGGCCATGGCGAACGTGGCGAGGATCGCGGCGGCGGCGGAGCGTCCGGCCTTGACGGCCTCGGTGGCCTGGTAGAGGGCGCCGAGGGCGACGCCGTCGAACACGGCGACGGCGACGGCGGCGAGGAGCTTGGGTACGCCGTAGTGGGTGGCGACGGCATACAGGGACCAGCCGGCCATGGCGGCGGCGGCCGGGCGGACGATGAGCATCGCGACGTGCCAGGCGATGCGGGTGGGGCGGATGCGGGTCCACCAGGGGTCGGTGGGCGTACTGTGCTGGTTGACCATGGGAGGGGCTTCTCTCGTGGTTGAAAAGGGGGCCGGGCCCGCGACGCGACCGCGGGCCCGGCCCTGTTTGTGGGGTCAGTCGGTCGGCGCGGCGGCGAGCCACGCGGCGCGGTACTCGGCGAGGTCGAAGGCGGGGTTGTCAGGAGCGAGGAGCCCGAGCTGGTCGGCGAAGGCGCGGCCGCCGGCGGCCCACGCGATGGCGTGGAGGACGAGACGGCGGTTCGGCTCGTCGAGGCTGGTGAGGTCCTGGGCGAACCAGTCGTCGATGGGCTTGCCGACGAGGTCGGCGGCAACGCGGAGGATCTGCCACTCGGACTGGGTGCCGATGAGCGGGGTCTGGTTGGTGTTGATGGCCCAGTTGATGGTGGTGGCGGTGCCGCCGCCGGCCATGGGCTGCTGGCGGATGAGGCCGCACCGGTCCAGCTCGGGGATCCAGTGGTCTTGGATGTCGAGGAGCCAGGCGGAGGCCTCTTCGCCCCAGGTGCCGGCGGCGGTGTCGGCGAGGCGCTGCGCGAGGTCGGACATGGTGGTGGTCTCCGTTTGGTTGGTGGCGCGTTGTGCGCGTCGGGCTTTCATGCGGGCGAGGATCTGTGCGTCGGTCGGCAGCTCGTACGCGTGCCAGCCGGTCTCGTCCGTCCACTGGCGGGCGTGCTCGCGCTCGGGGATGCCGCAGTGCTGGCAGCCGTTCGGGGCGGGGGTCGTCACGGCTGCGGCGCCTTCAGCTCCTGGCGCGCGACCTCCGCGGCGAGCTCCTGCTTGGTCCAGCCGGCCGGGTTGTTGTGGTTGGCCAGGCCGCCAGCGAGGGCCATGCGCAGCAGCCGCGCGTGGGTGTGCTTGCGCGTCAGCTCGTGCATGCGGGCGACGCGGGCGTTGTTCTCTGCGAGCGCTTGCGGGTCCCATCCGTTCAACTGGGCGATGGCGATCTGCTCGGGGGTGGGGGTGACGGTCATGGAGTGCTCCTTCGTGCTGGTGGTGCGTGGGTTGGTGGCCCGGGCCGGGGGTCTGGTGTTCACTCCGGCCCGGGCGGTGGTGCGGCGGTGACCACGGCGCGCGGGGCGCTGGCACTTCCGCCGGTCTGGGGGCCTAGTGCGCGTAGGCGGCGCGGATGTCGGCGTGGGTGATGCGGCAGTCGCCGCAGGTCGGGTCACCGGACGGGCCGGCCGTCAGCTCGTCGGCCTCGTACAGGTCCCAGCAGGTCTCGCAGAACGCCTTCGGGGTGACCGGGGTGGCGTCGGCCGGCCGGTCGAGGACGTAGGCGGAGCGGTGGACGGTGTACGCCTGGATGCGGTCGACGCGGAAGGTGCGCCGGTCGCCGGAGTGGCGGTCCATGGCCTTGAGGCAGATGGCGCCGACCTTGGAGATCTCGATGTTGTAGATCTCGATGGTGCGGATGGTCTCGGTGCCGTCGGCCTTGGTGTAGGTGATGGTGATCGGGTGCTGGCGGTCGATGGCGCGGAGGATGCGGATGACGGTGTCGTGCTCGGTCTCGTTGGCCGTCTTCCGCATGGCGTGCTCCTGTGGGCTGTTGGGCTGCGGTGCGCCGCCCTGACATCTCTAATCATAGGCCAACACGTTGGCCAGTCAATAGGCCAACGCATAGGCCAACAAGATTGTTTCTGTGGCCAACGTGGTGGCCTACCGCGCGCCCCGGGCCTGTGCGAACATGAGCAGCATGGCCAGCGACTACACACCGACCGAGGACGAAGCCCAGCTCTTCGCCCGTTACAAGAGGGCGCGCGAAGCCGAGAAGCGGCTCCTCGCCGAGGTCAAGGCCGCAGCCCCCCACTCACTCCGCGCCGGCGCCACCGTCTCCCAGCTCGCCGCGATGACCGGCCTGTCCGACGAGGTCTTCCGCCGCATCGCCCGCGCAGAAGGCGTCGAACGCCTCCGCGAGCCGACCGTGGGCAAGCTCAGGCCCGACGCCTAACCCAGCGAGCGTGAAGCCGCCCGGCCGAGCCGCGCGGCCCCTTCCGCATGCCCGCGTTCAGTCCGGCAACGGCGGCAGCGCAGCCCCCGCCCGGCGGTGCGCCCGCCGGCCTCGAAGGACTCGACGGGCGCCTGACCTGCGGCGTATCTGCCACGCATCCGTGGCGTATCAGCGACGCATCAGGCCGCCGCACGGTCCCCGAGGACATGCTCGGCACGTCGCTCGTACTCGGCCCGGGTCAGCACCACCCAGCACCCCGGGTCGGCGCAGACCCGGCGGCCGTCCGGCTCCTCCGTCATCGTCATCAGCTGGCAGCGCGGGCACACCATGCGGGCCGGCCGGGCCGGGGCGATCGCATCGCCAGCCGCGCGGTTGAGCGCCTGGTGCAGCCGGTCGATCCCGGTGGCGTACTGCCGGGCGTAGTCGCGGGCGATCGCGAACGGGTGGTGCAGCAACAGGTAGCGGACGGCCAGCGACTCCGGCGCCTCGTCGTCGAGGCGGTGCTCGACGCGGACCCAGCCGGTCCAGTCGTTGGCGCGCTGCCGGTCGTCGATGATGGCGCCGGCCCAGGCGGTGAGGAGGTCGGGGCCGGGGCCGTCGTCGGTGCGGGCGGCGAGCAGGTCGAGGACGTGGAGGCGGCACGGGAGGGGCGGCGTGCGGGTGGCGCCGGAGACGCGGGGGCCGGCCGGGCCGCTGCCGGGGGCGAGGGCGAGGTGCGCGCGGGTGAGGAGCAGGGGGATCTGCTCGAGCTGGGTGCGGAGGGTCTCGGCGGTGGTGTAGTCGAGCATGTCCGGTCTCCTGGTGCGGCGGTGCGGTGCAGGGTGGGGGCCGGCTGGGCGCCGGTGCGGGCGTCCGGCCGACGGCGGGTCAGCGGCGGCGCGAGGGCGGCCCGTACGGGGACTGCCAGGCCGGACGGTCCCGGCGGTGGACCGGCTTGCAGTCTGTGGCAAGGAGACCGGCCGACTGCAAGGCCTGGCCGAGCTGGGCGAGTTGCTCGGCGGCGGCCTGCACCGCGGGCATGAGCGCCTGCACGACCTTGGCGAACTCGGCGCCGACGCGGGCGGCGGCCTCGAGGAGCGCGTCACGCTGCTCGTCCGTGAGCCCGGTGACCGGCGGGTCGACGTCGGCCGGCGCCGGGTCGCCGTGCTCGCTCATCGGCGCCGGCGGCTCATGGCAGACACACAGCGGGTCCGGGCGCGGCCCGTGCTCGGCCTTCCGCTCGCAGTCGGTGCCGCGGCAGTCGTCACCGGCGGGGCAGGCAGGCCGGTTGCCGTCCGCGCAGGGCCAGCAGAACAGGTGGCCGTACACGTTCTCGTAGAACCTCCGGCCGTGCGGGCGGACGGCCCCGCACACGCAGCAGGCGTTGAGCGGGCGGATCTGCTGCTGCTGCAGGCCGGTGGCCATTGGGCCGAGGTGGACGGCTGCGATGGCTTCGACACCGTCGGGGAGCCGGGCGGGGACCGGGGTGGCAGCGGGCGTGCCGGTGATGACGCTGACCGTATCGCCAGCGCGGACGACCGTGTCGATTCGGGAGTGGACGGGGTGAGGGCGGACGAGGGTGAGCGGCACGTCGAGGGCGATCGTCACGATGACCGCGGGGTCGACGGTGGGGTTGGCGGCGCCGGGGGCGGGGCGGACGGTGTCGCTCATGCCTGGGTCACCTCGGTGGTGTGGGCGGGACGGAGCCGGATCTCGGCGGGCGGGATCGTGTCGTCGCAGAACACGCCGAAGGTCGAGATGCCGAGCAGAGTGGGCAGGGCGCCGGGGCGGCCGTCGACGAGGCGGAGGGCGGCCTCGTTGAGGAGCCACACGGTGTGCGGGTGGGCGGCGATGGTCTCGGTACGGCCGTAGCCGTACGTGAAGTACAGCGGGGGCCAGGCCGGGTCGATGTCGTGGGCGAGGAGGACGAGCCGACCGAGGGTGGTCGCGAGCTTGGCTTCCTCGCTGCCGAGCCCCGGTGCGGTGCAGGGCTGGGCGACGATCGGGCCAGGCCAGACGGGCTGCGGCGGCAGCGTGATGACGGGCGGGCCGTCGGAGATTCCGCTTCCACTCCTGATGGCGTTGTAGATGCCGCTGATCTTGCGCGCGGCTTCGGGAGAGGCCGGGCCGATCAGGCCGGGCAGGTCGGACAGGGACTCGACGTCAGCCTCGCTGGCGGAACCGGGCTCGTCCTCGCACTGGTCGACGGCCGCGGCCGCCTTGTGCTCGGCAGCCCACTGCCCGGCGTCGTCCTCGCCGCCGATGTTCTCGACCTCGGCCGGGCAGTCCCAGCACGAGGCGTGCCAGCCGTCCTCGTCCTCCCAGACGCGGGAGTCGTGGGAGGGCAGCGGGGGGCCGAACGCGGCGTCGGTGCAGAGCTGAGCGATGGCGGCGTACTTGGCCTCGGTGGTGTGGCCGTCCCACTGGGCGCGCGGGTCGTCCGCGGTGACGTGCGGGACGTGCAGGTACAGGCCGGCGTCGCGGGGGTGGATGTGCCAGGACAGCTGTCGGCCGCCGGCGGTGAGGTAGAGGATCTGCCATCCGGGCTCGTCGATGTCCGGGGCTGGGGCGAGGACGGCGGGGTGCAGGGTGGCGAGCCACGCGGTGAGGTGTGCGCGCTCGCGGTACGCGGCGTCGATGGTGGCTGCGGCTGCGTCGAGCTGCTCGCCGGTGTCGGCGACGAGGCGGCCCATCTCGGATTCGTCGAGCAGGGTGTCGACGGCGGCGCGGTACTCGTTGGCGTGTCGGCGGGCGGACTGCCAGGCGAGCCGGTAGCGGTCGCCGCGGCTTGTGAGGGCGGCGAGCTCGCTGCGGTACTGCCCGGTGCCGGCCCGGCCGAGCGTGTCAAGCAGCACGCCGAGGTCGTCCGCCGCCCGGTGGAGCCCGGACCACAGCCGGTTCCGCCACTCCTCGTTGTCGACGGCCTCGGCCCAGTATTCGAGCATGTTCCAGCGGGCGTCGAGGAGTCGATCGATCGCGGGCATGAGCTCGGGGCCGCAGGCGTGCAGCGCGGTGAGGAGCTCGGTCCGGAGAGCGGTGGCCTCTTCGGTCTGGCACGGCTGGCCGAGGATGACGAGGGCGCGGAGGATCCGGTCCTGGGCGTCGTTGCGTTCGGCGGTGCGCTCCTCGAGGAGGGTGTATGCGGCGATGCAGGAGTCGCGGTCGGCTGCGGCGGTGGTCTCGGCTTGTTCGGCGCGGGCCTGCTGCTCGGCGGCCTTCCGTTCGGCTTCGACTGCGGCGGTGAGCTCGCGGATGCTGTTCAGCTCCTCGGCGGCGAGGGTGAGTTCGGTCTGGTTGAGCTGGCGGCGGAGGTCGCCGACGGCGGGCCGGAGCTTGGCCAGCTCGGCCTCGGCGGTGATGAGGTCGGCCTCTCGCAGCCGGAGTTGCTTGGTCAGCTGGTCGCGCCAGCGGACGAGCTGGGCTTCGTAGGCGTGGGTCACTGGTGGTTGGCCTTTCGGGCGTTGCGGGC
This genomic window from Streptomyces sp. TLI_235 contains:
- a CDS encoding WYL domain-containing protein — its product is MRKTANETEHDTVIRILRAIDRQHPITITYTKADGTETIRTIEIYNIEISKVGAICLKAMDRHSGDRRTFRVDRIQAYTVHRSAYVLDRPADATPVTPKAFCETCWDLYEADELTAGPSGDPTCGDCRITHADIRAAYAH